In Blautia wexlerae DSM 19850, a single window of DNA contains:
- a CDS encoding histidine phosphatase family protein, which translates to MLIYVLRHGITQWNKLKKVQGAMDIPLAPEGIELAKRTGEALKDVPFDICFTSPLARARQTAHYVLGNRQIPVIEDKRIQEIDFGVLEGSRFKDEQGKIISHEMEIFFEEPQKFERPQNGENISDILKRTREFWVEKTTDPALADKTILVSSHGCAVRALLQNVYQDPEHFWHGCVPPNCSINLLEVKDGKARFLEEDKVYSEI; encoded by the coding sequence ATGCTGATTTATGTATTAAGACATGGGATAACTCAGTGGAATAAACTGAAAAAAGTGCAGGGGGCAATGGATATTCCCCTTGCACCGGAAGGAATTGAACTGGCGAAAAGAACAGGAGAAGCATTAAAAGATGTTCCGTTTGATATCTGTTTTACCAGTCCTCTGGCAAGAGCGAGACAGACAGCACATTATGTGCTGGGAAACAGGCAGATTCCTGTTATTGAGGATAAAAGAATCCAGGAAATTGATTTCGGAGTTCTTGAAGGAAGCCGGTTTAAGGATGAACAAGGGAAGATCATCAGCCATGAAATGGAAATTTTCTTTGAAGAGCCACAGAAATTTGAACGTCCTCAAAACGGCGAAAACATTTCTGATATCCTGAAACGCACCAGAGAATTCTGGGTGGAGAAAACGACAGATCCTGCTCTGGCAGACAAAACAATTCTTGTTTCTTCTCATGGATGTGCAGTTCGTGCACTGCTTCAGAATGTTTATCAGGATCCGGAACATTTCTGGCATGGATGTGTGCCTCCAAACTGCAGTATCAATCTACTTGAAGTGAAAGATGGAAAAGCCAGATTTCTGGAAGAAGATAAAGTTTATTCTGAAATATAA